One part of the Truepera radiovictrix DSM 17093 genome encodes these proteins:
- a CDS encoding peptidyl-prolyl cis-trans isomerase: MRLSKQTNTVILWLIAIALLVSMVIAFTPGTLFGGAQPQQAEAALLVNGQPIRTVDVARFEATPPFNAVQEGPAAEDLEQVLLDELIDQELLRQAASRVNVSNAEVRARVNAFREEQGVAGSANDRAYLDLIGSAGYTDESFRALMREQLQRERYLESVAGDLEVTDEEVRAHFEANRDVYQSEPRIVARQLVVTDEGLANDLYARALAGEDFAALAREHSTERAEQGGALGAAEGESDPRPVTRVALPTAVADAAFALQGTGLTEPIEAAGAFYIVSVEAYEPPQPRPFEEVQEQVREDALAAKETGAQEAALRTLREEATIETPAGSPYVYENPVVARVGDHEIRAAELNRNTYLSPQLQGLISPGFADVIAESIKPGVLEQLIDRELAYQGADALGVPFVGSRAQVAQSVLGYVSREAEASDDEVARYYEENQAFFTQPAEAAVTRFTFTGEAAAAAFREAVLAEGITAGEALREEAEAAGGSAERLGTLTPGGQPEAIEAALFDFEGGMTPIAGDGGLEISEVLSVEVPVDPDTMTGGAMTGGALTGGEGATERQFVVLVAARTPERVRPLEEVRALVEQAVLNQNRRELQEAWLEERRQETPVENLLVAEAPESVQTGGAMTGGEPLQAPQTGGAQ, from the coding sequence ATGAGGCTTAGCAAACAGACGAACACGGTTATCCTGTGGCTCATCGCCATCGCGCTCCTGGTCAGCATGGTGATCGCCTTTACCCCCGGGACGCTCTTCGGGGGGGCGCAGCCGCAGCAGGCGGAGGCGGCCCTGCTCGTCAACGGCCAACCGATCCGCACGGTCGACGTCGCCCGCTTCGAGGCGACCCCGCCCTTTAACGCCGTTCAGGAGGGCCCTGCGGCCGAGGACCTCGAGCAGGTGCTGCTCGACGAGCTCATCGACCAGGAGCTCTTGAGGCAAGCCGCCTCGCGCGTCAACGTCTCGAATGCCGAGGTGCGCGCGCGCGTCAACGCGTTTCGCGAGGAGCAGGGGGTCGCCGGCAGCGCCAACGACCGCGCCTACCTCGACCTCATCGGCAGCGCCGGTTACACCGACGAGAGCTTTCGCGCCCTGATGCGCGAGCAGCTCCAGCGCGAGCGCTACTTAGAGAGCGTTGCGGGCGACCTCGAGGTCACCGACGAGGAGGTGCGGGCCCACTTCGAGGCGAACCGGGACGTCTACCAGAGCGAACCGCGCATCGTCGCGCGCCAGCTCGTCGTCACCGACGAGGGGCTCGCCAACGACCTCTACGCGCGCGCGCTCGCCGGCGAGGACTTCGCGGCGCTCGCTCGCGAACACTCGACCGAACGTGCCGAGCAGGGGGGCGCTCTCGGGGCGGCCGAAGGGGAGAGCGACCCGCGACCCGTGACCCGCGTCGCTCTGCCGACGGCTGTGGCCGACGCGGCTTTCGCCCTTCAGGGAACCGGTCTCACGGAGCCCATCGAGGCCGCCGGGGCGTTCTACATCGTTTCGGTCGAGGCGTATGAACCGCCCCAACCCCGCCCCTTTGAAGAGGTGCAGGAGCAGGTGCGCGAGGACGCCCTCGCCGCCAAGGAGACCGGTGCGCAGGAGGCGGCGCTGCGCACGCTGCGCGAAGAAGCGACCATCGAGACCCCTGCGGGGAGCCCTTATGTCTACGAGAATCCGGTCGTGGCGCGCGTGGGTGACCACGAGATCCGCGCCGCCGAACTCAACCGCAACACCTACCTGAGCCCGCAGCTGCAGGGGCTCATCAGCCCGGGGTTCGCCGACGTCATCGCCGAGTCGATCAAACCGGGGGTGCTCGAGCAGCTCATCGACCGCGAGCTCGCCTACCAGGGCGCCGACGCGCTCGGGGTGCCCTTCGTGGGGTCGCGGGCGCAGGTCGCGCAGAGCGTGCTCGGTTACGTGAGCCGCGAGGCCGAGGCGAGCGACGACGAGGTGGCCCGCTACTACGAGGAGAACCAGGCGTTCTTTACGCAGCCCGCCGAGGCCGCCGTGACGCGCTTTACGTTCACCGGCGAAGCCGCGGCGGCGGCCTTTCGTGAGGCGGTCTTGGCGGAGGGGATCACGGCGGGGGAGGCGCTGCGCGAGGAGGCCGAGGCCGCTGGCGGCAGCGCCGAAAGGCTCGGCACGCTCACGCCGGGGGGGCAACCCGAAGCGATCGAGGCCGCCCTCTTCGACTTTGAGGGGGGTATGACCCCCATTGCCGGCGACGGCGGGTTGGAGATCTCCGAGGTGCTGAGCGTCGAGGTGCCGGTCGACCCCGACACGATGACGGGTGGCGCAATGACGGGTGGCGCGCTGACCGGTGGCGAGGGGGCAACTGAAAGGCAGTTCGTCGTGCTCGTCGCCGCCCGCACCCCCGAGCGCGTCCGGCCGTTAGAGGAGGTGCGCGCGCTCGTCGAACAGGCGGTTCTCAACCAGAACCGCCGGGAGCTGCAAGAGGCGTGGCTCGAGGAGCGCCGCCAGGAGACGCCGGTGGAGAACCTGCTCGTGGCCGAAGCGCCGGAGAGCGTGCAAACGGGCGGCGCGATGACGGGTGGCGAACCCCTGCAAGCGCCGCAGACGGGCGGCGCGCAGTAG
- the ffh gene encoding signal recognition particle protein: MFESLGDRLQGVFDSLRGRGRLTEDEVRAALREVRVALLEADVSLEVARDFTKRVQEKAVGSETLMSLQPDQRVIAIVHDELVELLGGKTAQPSLKNDANVWLLLGLQGAGKTTTAGKLAYKYKAQGRRPLLVAADTQRPAAREQLRVLGKQIGVPVLEVEDHETPARTRARLQEVLRTTYHDLVIVDTAGRLQIDEALMDAVAELKAELSPSETMLVIDAMTGQQSLPVAKTFDERVGVTGLIMTKLDGDARGGAALSARHVTGKPIYFAGMSEKIDGLEAFHPDRIAGRILGMGDVLTLIEKAKALEGDDEADAAATLKDFSLQDMLTQMQKIKRMGSFTEILKMIPGASRLLPPGAEIDEREIARIEAIISSMTERERRQPKLLNASRRKRIAAGSGTSVQDVNRLMKNYEQMKKVMKQLGRRPPGRGLPGRGLGR, translated from the coding sequence ATGTTTGAAAGCTTAGGCGACAGATTACAGGGAGTGTTCGATTCCCTACGCGGGCGCGGCAGGTTGACCGAAGACGAGGTGCGCGCGGCGCTGCGCGAGGTGCGCGTCGCCCTCCTCGAGGCCGACGTCTCGTTGGAGGTCGCCCGCGACTTTACCAAACGCGTGCAGGAAAAAGCGGTCGGCTCCGAGACGCTCATGTCGCTGCAACCCGATCAGCGGGTGATCGCCATCGTGCACGACGAACTCGTCGAGCTGCTGGGGGGCAAAACCGCGCAACCCAGCCTTAAAAACGACGCCAACGTGTGGCTGCTCCTCGGCTTGCAAGGGGCCGGGAAGACGACCACCGCGGGCAAACTCGCCTACAAGTACAAAGCGCAGGGGCGCAGACCGCTGCTGGTCGCTGCCGACACCCAACGCCCCGCGGCGCGCGAGCAGCTGCGCGTGCTCGGCAAGCAGATCGGCGTCCCCGTCTTGGAGGTCGAGGACCACGAGACGCCCGCACGTACCCGGGCGCGGTTGCAGGAGGTGTTGCGCACCACCTACCACGACCTCGTGATCGTCGACACGGCGGGGCGGCTGCAGATCGACGAAGCCCTGATGGACGCCGTCGCCGAGCTTAAAGCGGAGCTCTCACCCAGCGAGACGATGCTCGTCATCGACGCCATGACCGGCCAGCAGTCGCTCCCCGTGGCCAAGACCTTCGACGAGCGCGTCGGCGTCACCGGTTTGATCATGACCAAGCTCGACGGGGACGCGCGTGGCGGGGCGGCGCTGTCGGCGCGGCACGTCACCGGCAAACCGATCTACTTCGCCGGGATGAGCGAAAAGATCGACGGTCTGGAGGCGTTTCACCCCGACCGCATCGCCGGCCGCATCCTCGGCATGGGCGACGTGCTGACGCTGATCGAAAAGGCCAAGGCCCTAGAGGGTGACGACGAAGCGGACGCAGCCGCGACCCTCAAAGACTTCTCGCTGCAGGACATGCTCACGCAGATGCAGAAGATCAAGCGGATGGGGTCGTTTACCGAGATCCTGAAGATGATCCCCGGCGCCAGCCGGCTCCTCCCCCCCGGCGCGGAGATCGACGAACGCGAAATCGCCCGCATCGAGGCGATCATCTCCTCGATGACCGAGCGCGAGCGCCGCCAACCGAAGCTGCTCAACGCCAGCCGCCGCAAACGCATCGCGGCGGGCTCGGGCACCAGCGTGCAAGACGTCAACCGCTTGATGAAAAACTACGAGCAGATGAAAAAGGTCATGAAGCAGCTCGGTCGGCGCCCGCCGGGGCGCGGGCTGCCGGGCCGCGGGCTCGGGCGCTAA
- a CDS encoding GerMN domain-containing protein — protein sequence MAAYVIVGVALGWVGWSTLRPERPSPAAGTFRTYRVYFVRDAGTYLTLEPVRRSAPLSAADDEAVLGAALLALRDGPTGAERARGLSSAFPPDARVRALRVTGDEVAVDLSAAFAAGGGTALMQGRLFQLLYTLSDPATVTRVRVAIEGEPVRSFSGEGILLEQPWRRPAGGLPRW from the coding sequence GTGGCGGCCTATGTGATCGTGGGGGTGGCGCTCGGGTGGGTGGGGTGGTCGACGCTCCGGCCCGAACGGCCGTCGCCCGCGGCCGGTACCTTCCGCACCTACCGCGTCTACTTTGTGCGCGACGCTGGGACGTACTTGACGCTCGAGCCCGTTAGGCGGAGCGCGCCGCTAAGCGCAGCGGATGACGAGGCCGTGCTGGGGGCTGCGCTCTTAGCGCTACGCGACGGGCCGACCGGGGCCGAGCGCGCGCGGGGGCTGAGCAGCGCCTTTCCACCCGACGCGCGCGTGCGCGCGCTGCGGGTGACGGGGGACGAGGTCGCGGTCGACCTCAGCGCCGCCTTCGCGGCGGGCGGCGGCACCGCCCTCATGCAGGGGCGGCTTTTTCAGCTGCTCTACACGCTGAGTGACCCTGCAACGGTGACGCGCGTCCGGGTGGCTATCGAGGGGGAGCCCGTGCGCAGCTTTAGCGGCGAGGGCATCTTGCTCGAGCAGCCCTGGCGGCGGCCTGCGGGCGGGCTGCCGCGCTGGTAA
- a CDS encoding intein-containing adenosylcobalamin-dependent ribonucleoside-diphosphate reductase translates to MTNLKAASPEVLARFDEHAVAIAKRQYFQPGDEDVLGMFRRVAAWVASPEAEGERSRYEARFYDLMVSKRFCPGGRVLAGAATGHGNVLNCFVQDGSPEVVGTDAWVIRLATKLALVTKVGGGNGLCLDPLPPKRPFTRPVGKLYLTISPAHPDYAKVKTGTYMDLVHGKYTTKGYRCAQFLEPDEVPSALHVTAVGDSVESIWQSAGESVTKLLAGEDVLLDLSKLRAEGTPVKGSGGNSSGPSSFAVEVFDNFALWASLGGAAHAGPVATLRYIFAPTLRVIRQGGTRRGAGMATLSVTHPDIEDFITCKDLSREQTEGDISTFNISVLVSDAFMERAKRTLSSGVLQDIADHAWQTGEPGLIFIDRINAFNPMRESLGEIKATNPCVTADTWVLTQLGARRVGDLVGKKFCAVVDGKAYGLTSQGFWSTGVKPVFKLRTKRGFELRLTGNHKLKKVLRQTRYVQDAVWAELESLKVGDRILLSNHRGVAPWAGPGTFAEGWLLGALIGDGTFAEDKRRACLDFWGESRATMTELATAMLRHLFGANTSLWVTQTAEKTRIASDDLYELAARYGLRPGYKTLTDALEEGSFDLICGLLCGLFDTDGSVQGNQDKGFSVRLAQSDAELLVRAQRMLARLGIVSTRYENRRPEGWRTLPDGNGGSRAYRCRAEHELVISCDNLAVFAALVGFEEPAKRQRLTAHLNGEHKALDRERFSDEIVSISPDGEEEVFDVTVEHVHAFDANGLLAHNCGEIPLFPGEPCDLGAINLAAYVTGEGLENFAWDAFREDVRTCVRFLDNVLEVNRFALEDNRAMSMKLRRLGLGIMGLADALIKLGYRYDTDEGRAAVEAIITAMRESATEASRALAEERGAFPEFGKSSLKTPRRNVALLTVAPTGTTSMLMGVSSGVEPIFAPFIYRKIGDTYAALIAPLFKEMLEQHPPHPDYEHEGAWDWERVVEAVQANHGSVQGLAFIPEAVKRVLVCAHDIAPEDHVKMQGAVQRAFDAGGEMVANSISKTINLPNKATVADVYSAYSMAFDVGCKGITVYRDGSRQFQVLSTSKGASEKQDAATPPAPARPERLPGEPLFDRPARLVGFTDNVKLTMSNGEKRSFYITVNTQDGLPTEVFIQSGKGGEEIMADSEALGRLVSIALQYGVPAEAIVKTLRGINGGMYGSYQGRMVASKADLIAVALETAGVENPLHADLRCPEGCGGTLVREEGCYKCYTCGYSKCG, encoded by the coding sequence ATGACCAACTTGAAAGCCGCTTCGCCCGAGGTGCTCGCCCGTTTCGACGAGCACGCGGTAGCGATCGCCAAACGCCAGTACTTCCAGCCCGGCGACGAGGACGTGCTGGGGATGTTTCGGCGCGTCGCCGCGTGGGTGGCCTCGCCGGAGGCGGAAGGGGAGCGCTCGCGCTACGAGGCGCGCTTCTATGACCTCATGGTCTCCAAGCGCTTCTGCCCCGGTGGGCGGGTGTTGGCGGGTGCCGCGACGGGTCACGGCAACGTGCTCAACTGCTTTGTTCAGGACGGCTCCCCAGAGGTCGTCGGGACGGACGCGTGGGTCATCCGGTTAGCGACCAAGCTGGCGCTCGTGACCAAAGTCGGCGGCGGCAACGGCCTCTGCCTCGACCCCCTGCCGCCCAAACGTCCCTTTACGCGGCCCGTCGGGAAGCTTTACCTGACGATCTCCCCGGCGCACCCCGACTACGCGAAGGTCAAGACCGGCACCTATATGGACCTCGTGCACGGCAAGTACACCACCAAGGGCTACCGCTGCGCGCAGTTTCTCGAGCCCGACGAGGTACCCTCGGCGCTGCACGTCACGGCGGTCGGCGACTCCGTCGAGAGCATCTGGCAGAGCGCGGGGGAGAGCGTCACCAAGCTGCTAGCGGGCGAGGACGTCCTGCTCGACCTCTCCAAGCTGCGCGCCGAAGGGACGCCCGTCAAAGGCTCGGGGGGTAACAGCAGCGGCCCATCGTCGTTTGCGGTTGAGGTGTTCGACAACTTCGCCCTCTGGGCCTCGTTGGGTGGCGCGGCGCACGCGGGGCCGGTCGCGACGCTGCGCTACATCTTCGCGCCGACGCTGCGGGTGATCCGTCAGGGTGGGACGCGGCGCGGCGCCGGGATGGCGACCCTGTCGGTCACGCACCCCGACATCGAGGACTTCATCACCTGCAAAGACCTCTCCCGCGAGCAGACAGAGGGCGACATCAGCACCTTCAATATCTCCGTGCTCGTCAGCGACGCCTTTATGGAGAGGGCCAAACGCACGCTCTCTTCGGGGGTGCTGCAAGACATCGCCGACCACGCCTGGCAGACGGGCGAACCGGGGCTCATCTTCATCGACCGCATCAACGCGTTTAACCCGATGCGGGAGAGCCTGGGGGAGATCAAGGCGACCAACCCTTGTGTGACGGCCGACACGTGGGTGCTAACGCAGCTCGGCGCCAGGAGAGTGGGCGACCTCGTCGGCAAAAAGTTCTGCGCTGTCGTCGACGGCAAAGCCTACGGTCTGACGTCGCAAGGTTTCTGGTCAACAGGTGTAAAGCCGGTGTTTAAACTTCGCACCAAGCGAGGCTTTGAACTGCGCCTTACCGGCAACCATAAGCTCAAAAAGGTGCTTCGGCAGACGCGCTACGTGCAGGACGCGGTATGGGCCGAGCTCGAGTCGCTCAAGGTGGGCGATCGCATCCTCCTAAGCAACCACCGCGGCGTAGCCCCGTGGGCGGGACCGGGTACTTTTGCCGAAGGGTGGCTCTTGGGCGCTCTTATCGGCGACGGCACCTTTGCCGAGGATAAAAGGCGCGCTTGCTTGGACTTCTGGGGCGAAAGCCGCGCCACGATGACGGAGCTTGCCACGGCGATGCTGAGGCACCTCTTTGGCGCAAACACGTCACTCTGGGTAACACAGACAGCCGAAAAAACGCGCATCGCCTCCGATGACCTCTACGAGCTCGCCGCGCGTTATGGCCTCCGGCCGGGTTACAAAACGCTCACCGATGCGCTCGAGGAGGGGAGCTTCGACCTCATCTGCGGGCTTTTGTGCGGGCTCTTCGACACCGATGGTTCGGTGCAGGGGAATCAGGACAAGGGGTTCTCGGTGCGGTTGGCACAATCGGACGCCGAGCTGCTCGTGAGGGCCCAAAGGATGCTGGCGAGGCTCGGCATCGTGAGCACGCGCTACGAAAACCGGCGCCCCGAGGGATGGCGCACCCTGCCAGACGGCAACGGGGGCAGCCGCGCGTACAGGTGTCGCGCCGAGCACGAGTTGGTGATCTCGTGCGATAACCTCGCCGTCTTTGCGGCGCTCGTGGGGTTTGAGGAACCCGCCAAACGCCAGCGGCTCACCGCGCACCTAAACGGTGAGCACAAGGCGTTAGACCGCGAGCGCTTCTCGGACGAGATCGTGTCCATCTCCCCCGACGGCGAGGAGGAGGTGTTTGATGTCACGGTCGAACACGTCCACGCCTTTGACGCCAACGGTCTGCTGGCGCACAACTGCGGCGAAATCCCCCTCTTCCCCGGCGAGCCCTGCGACCTGGGCGCGATCAACCTCGCGGCGTACGTCACCGGCGAAGGGTTGGAGAACTTCGCCTGGGACGCGTTTCGCGAGGACGTCCGCACCTGCGTGCGCTTCCTTGACAACGTGCTCGAGGTCAACCGCTTCGCCTTAGAGGACAACCGCGCTATGAGCATGAAGCTGAGGCGCTTGGGGCTTGGCATCATGGGGCTTGCGGACGCGCTCATCAAGCTGGGATACCGCTACGACACCGACGAGGGGCGTGCAGCGGTCGAGGCGATCATCACGGCCATGCGCGAGAGCGCCACCGAGGCCAGCCGGGCGCTCGCCGAAGAGCGCGGCGCCTTTCCGGAGTTCGGCAAGAGCAGCCTGAAAACCCCGCGCCGCAACGTCGCTCTGCTCACGGTCGCCCCGACGGGGACGACGAGCATGCTCATGGGGGTGTCTTCGGGGGTCGAGCCGATCTTCGCCCCTTTTATCTACCGCAAGATCGGCGACACCTACGCTGCTTTGATCGCGCCGCTCTTTAAGGAGATGCTAGAGCAGCACCCACCCCACCCCGACTACGAACACGAGGGGGCTTGGGATTGGGAAAGGGTCGTCGAGGCGGTGCAGGCCAACCACGGCAGCGTTCAGGGGCTCGCGTTCATCCCCGAGGCGGTCAAGCGGGTGCTCGTGTGCGCGCACGACATCGCCCCAGAGGATCACGTCAAGATGCAAGGGGCCGTGCAGCGCGCTTTTGATGCGGGCGGTGAGATGGTCGCCAACAGCATCTCGAAAACCATCAACTTGCCCAACAAGGCGACCGTCGCCGACGTCTACAGCGCCTACAGCATGGCCTTTGACGTGGGTTGCAAGGGTATCACCGTCTACCGCGACGGCAGCCGCCAGTTCCAGGTGCTCTCGACCAGCAAGGGCGCAAGCGAGAAGCAGGACGCTGCGACGCCCCCGGCGCCCGCTAGGCCCGAGCGCCTCCCCGGTGAACCCCTGTTCGACCGCCCCGCGCGCCTCGTAGGGTTTACCGACAACGTCAAGCTCACCATGTCTAACGGCGAGAAGCGCAGCTTCTACATCACGGTCAACACGCAAGACGGCCTGCCTACGGAGGTGTTTATCCAGTCCGGCAAAGGCGGCGAGGAGATCATGGCCGACTCCGAAGCCCTCGGGCGCCTCGTCTCGATCGCCCTGCAGTACGGTGTACCCGCCGAGGCGATCGTCAAAACGTTGCGGGGGATCAACGGCGGGATGTACGGTTCCTACCAGGGACGTATGGTCGCCTCCAAAGCGGATCTGATTGCCGTGGCGCTCGAGACCGCTGGCGTCGAAAACCCGCTGCACGCCGATCTGCGTTGTCCCGAGGGGTGTGGCGGCACCCTCGTGCGCGAAGAGGGGTGCTACAAGTGCTACACGTGCGGCTACAGCAAGTGCGGTTGA
- the purH gene encoding bifunctional phosphoribosylaminoimidazolecarboxamide formyltransferase/IMP cyclohydrolase, translating into MRALLSVSDKTGLEPFARALQELGCELLSTGGTYEQLRGAGLSVRRVADETGFPEILDGRVKTLHPKLHGALLATSAPDHEAALRAHGITPIDVLVVNLYPFRETVARGAPFAEVVENIDIGGPAMLRAAAKNHARVFAVCDPADYPRVLAALRSGGGAGLRLELAHKAFAHTAAYDAAIERYLAAQLTPPDAQPEGHAPEADAALPPTLTLRLERAQSLRYGENPHQRGARYREVGRRGCWDEAVQRSGVALSYLNLFDAEAAWRLVHALGEAPAAVIVKHANPCGVALGESIERAYRRAFEADPKSAFGGVVALNRPVSEALADELLANPKADVLIAPAFVPGVAERLAAKRKNLRVLEAPPPNRPARELRPIDGGFLVQEPDTVLPERAAWRVVTERQPTDAEWRDLELAWVVCAYTKSNAIVLVKDGQALGIGAGQQSRVDASRIAAQKAAGRARGGACASDAFYPFRDGLEVAAEAGVAAVIQPGGSVKDGELIEAANELGLAMVMTGRRHFLH; encoded by the coding sequence ATGCGAGCCCTTCTCAGCGTTTCCGATAAGACCGGCCTCGAGCCCTTCGCGCGCGCCCTGCAGGAATTAGGGTGCGAGCTGCTCTCGACGGGGGGGACCTACGAGCAGCTACGGGGGGCCGGGCTCAGCGTCCGGAGGGTCGCCGACGAGACCGGTTTCCCGGAGATCTTAGACGGGCGCGTAAAAACGCTGCACCCCAAGCTGCACGGTGCGCTCCTCGCGACCTCGGCGCCCGACCACGAGGCGGCGCTGCGCGCTCACGGCATCACCCCCATCGACGTGCTCGTGGTCAACCTCTACCCCTTTCGCGAGACGGTCGCCCGGGGTGCCCCCTTCGCCGAGGTGGTCGAAAACATCGATATCGGCGGCCCGGCGATGCTGCGCGCGGCGGCGAAAAACCACGCCCGCGTCTTTGCCGTGTGCGACCCCGCCGATTATCCGCGCGTGCTAGCGGCGCTGCGTTCGGGGGGGGGCGCCGGGTTGCGCCTCGAGCTCGCGCACAAGGCGTTCGCGCACACCGCCGCTTACGACGCCGCCATCGAGCGCTACCTGGCGGCGCAGCTCACCCCCCCCGACGCCCAGCCCGAAGGCCACGCGCCCGAAGCGGACGCCGCGCTGCCGCCGACCCTGACGCTGCGGCTCGAGCGCGCCCAGAGCCTGCGCTACGGCGAGAACCCGCACCAACGCGGCGCACGCTACCGCGAGGTGGGTCGGCGCGGGTGTTGGGACGAGGCGGTGCAGCGCAGCGGGGTAGCGCTCTCCTACCTCAACCTCTTCGACGCCGAGGCCGCGTGGCGCCTCGTGCACGCGTTGGGCGAGGCGCCAGCCGCTGTCATCGTCAAGCACGCCAACCCCTGCGGTGTGGCGCTGGGCGAGAGCATCGAGAGGGCGTACAGGCGGGCCTTCGAAGCCGACCCCAAGTCCGCTTTTGGCGGCGTGGTGGCGCTTAACCGCCCCGTCTCCGAGGCCCTCGCCGACGAGCTGCTGGCCAACCCCAAGGCGGACGTGCTCATCGCCCCTGCCTTCGTGCCGGGCGTCGCCGAACGTCTCGCGGCGAAGCGCAAAAACCTGCGCGTGTTGGAGGCGCCGCCCCCCAACCGCCCAGCGCGGGAGCTGCGCCCCATCGACGGCGGCTTTTTGGTGCAGGAGCCCGACACGGTGCTGCCCGAGCGCGCGGCGTGGCGCGTCGTCACCGAGCGCCAGCCGACGGACGCCGAGTGGCGCGACCTCGAGCTCGCCTGGGTGGTGTGCGCCTACACCAAAAGCAACGCCATCGTGCTCGTCAAGGATGGTCAAGCGCTCGGCATTGGCGCGGGGCAGCAGAGCCGTGTGGACGCCTCACGCATCGCCGCCCAGAAGGCCGCTGGGCGGGCCCGCGGGGGCGCCTGCGCGAGCGATGCCTTCTACCCCTTTCGCGACGGGCTCGAGGTGGCCGCGGAGGCCGGCGTCGCCGCGGTGATTCAACCCGGGGGGTCGGTGAAAGACGGCGAGCTCATCGAAGCGGCCAACGAGCTAGGCCTCGCGATGGTCATGACGGGGCGGCGGCACTTCCTACACTAG
- a CDS encoding tetratricopeptide repeat protein, with protein sequence MGNAKRVRSGVVALALALAPVGWGQEVSAAAQALAAAQRAVAEARATYQGAPTFDRPLWREAVRQGEAARALEPHNPEVLRFLAETYSTLSWDVRAWDAWEALLQAGGELSADDLAQMFAAGRELGYARYTAGELAAAETVFSRMVQLDPENVDALTWLGRIALERGDSVAARAHWARVLELRPNDPTARYYLGRSEQQLAFGAEASGAFHEGLAAYDGGDLEGALAAFTRAAEANADFEEAFVWAARTALEAGQPEVAQRYAEALLARDPEHERAGFFMQQIALQRTWGAEAGSAFLEGQGLYSQGRVAEAAERFAAASDANTQFLEAATWAARSYQETGQAARAATYWERVVALSPDDARARFFLEEARAQSGVAPAAVSAFNRGLRAYADADLAAAEAAFAEATREDPAYAEAWGWLGRLAFEGGRYAEAAAAYAQASALEPADETYAFFAAEARRLAER encoded by the coding sequence ATGGGGAACGCGAAACGGGTCCGAAGCGGTGTCGTCGCGCTCGCGCTCGCCCTCGCGCCGGTGGGGTGGGGGCAGGAGGTGAGCGCCGCGGCGCAGGCGCTCGCTGCGGCGCAGCGGGCGGTCGCCGAGGCGCGGGCGACCTACCAGGGCGCGCCGACCTTCGACCGCCCGCTGTGGCGCGAGGCGGTGCGCCAGGGGGAGGCGGCGCGCGCGCTCGAGCCGCACAACCCGGAGGTGCTTCGCTTCCTCGCCGAGACCTACAGCACGCTGTCGTGGGACGTGCGCGCGTGGGACGCTTGGGAAGCGCTGCTGCAAGCTGGCGGTGAGCTCAGCGCCGACGACCTCGCGCAGATGTTCGCCGCCGGGCGCGAGCTCGGTTACGCCCGCTACACCGCCGGGGAGCTCGCGGCGGCCGAGACGGTCTTTAGCCGTATGGTGCAGCTCGACCCCGAAAACGTCGACGCGCTCACCTGGCTCGGTCGCATCGCCCTAGAGCGCGGCGACTCGGTCGCGGCGCGGGCGCACTGGGCGCGCGTGCTCGAGCTGCGGCCGAACGACCCCACGGCGCGCTACTACCTCGGGCGCAGCGAGCAGCAGCTCGCTTTCGGCGCGGAGGCGAGCGGCGCCTTTCACGAGGGGCTGGCGGCCTACGACGGGGGCGACCTCGAGGGGGCGCTCGCGGCCTTTACGCGCGCCGCCGAGGCCAACGCCGACTTTGAAGAGGCGTTCGTCTGGGCGGCGCGCACGGCGCTCGAGGCGGGCCAGCCGGAGGTCGCTCAACGCTACGCCGAGGCGCTGCTAGCGCGCGACCCCGAGCACGAGCGGGCGGGGTTTTTCATGCAGCAGATCGCGCTGCAAAGGACGTGGGGGGCGGAGGCGGGGAGCGCCTTTTTGGAGGGCCAAGGGCTCTACAGCCAAGGGCGCGTCGCGGAGGCCGCCGAGCGCTTTGCCGCTGCCAGCGACGCTAACACGCAGTTTTTGGAGGCCGCGACCTGGGCCGCTCGCAGCTACCAGGAGACGGGTCAGGCGGCGCGCGCCGCGACCTACTGGGAGCGCGTCGTGGCGCTCTCGCCCGACGACGCGCGCGCGCGCTTTTTCCTCGAGGAGGCGCGGGCGCAGAGCGGGGTGGCGCCGGCGGCGGTGAGCGCCTTTAACCGCGGGTTGCGCGCCTACGCAGACGCCGACCTAGCGGCCGCCGAGGCCGCCTTCGCCGAGGCGACCCGCGAGGACCCCGCCTACGCCGAGGCGTGGGGGTGGCTCGGACGGCTCGCCTTCGAGGGGGGGCGTTACGCCGAAGCGGCGGCGGCGTACGCGCAGGCCTCAGCGCTCGAGCCCGCCGACGAGACCTACGCCTTTTTCGCCGCCGAAGCGCGGCGGCTCGCCGAACGGTAA